One window of the Solanum stenotomum isolate F172 chromosome 11, ASM1918654v1, whole genome shotgun sequence genome contains the following:
- the LOC125846032 gene encoding beta-D-glucosyl crocetin beta-1,6-glucosyltransferase-like, whose translation MATQVPPKHRNALRVLMFPWLAYGHISPFLDLAKKLADRGFSVHVCSTIISRETINKQIPEKYSASIKMVELCLPKLPKLTTNEIPVDMDHIVLKTLKLSKSNFAKILKNLKPDLVIYDLLLQWAEGVANEQGIPAMKFVVMGAAVFSYFYNSIRKPEVEFPFQDIYPGKNELMKLNELIAKFSREEEHDDVDDPFAEGNIQIMLMSTSRTIEGKYIDYFTKLSNWKVIPVGLPIKNRVTNDVDNVEVIDWLGTRDENSTIFVSFGNEYFLSKEEMEELAFGLELSNVNFIWVVRFPEREKRNVEDVLPKGFLERIGERGRVLDKCVLQSRILNHSSIGGFISPCGWHNVIECLDFGVPIIAMPIHLDQPMNAKLMVELGVAVEIVRDDDGKIYREEIAETLKGVVTRGNLRAKVRDVSKNLKSIGNEEIDGAAKELIQLCKM comes from the coding sequence ATGGCTACACAAGTACCACCAAAGCATCGTAATGCTTTGAGGGTACTTATGTTTCCGTGGTTAGCTTATGGACACATCTCTCCATTCCTCGACTTAGCTAAGAAACTCGCGGACAGAGGATTCTCTGTCCACGTTTGTTCTACAATTATAAGTCGAGAAACTATAAATAAACAAATCCCTGAAAAATACTCTGCTTCAATTAAGATGGTTGAGCTTTGTTTACCAAAATTACCTAAACTTACGACGAATGAAATCCCAGTCGATATGGATCACATTGTTCTAAAAACACTCAAATTGTCCAAATCCAACTTCGCGAAAATCTTGAAAAATCTGAAACCTGATTTGGTTATTTACGACTTATTATTGCAATGGGCTGAAGGCGTAGCGAATGAACAGGGGATTCCAGCAATGAAATTCGTAGTTATGGGTGCAGCGGTGTTTTCATACTTTTATAATTCGATAagaaaacccgaggttgaattCCCTTTTCAGGATATTTATCCTGGAAAAAATGAGCTGATGAAACTGAATGAATTGATTGCGAAATTTTCTAGAGAGGAAGAAcatgatgatgttgatgatcCTTTTGCTGAAGgaaatatacaaattatgttGATGAGTACCTCTAGAACTATAGAGGGtaaatatattgattatttcACTAAATTGAGTAATTGGAAAGTTATTCCTGTTGGTCTACCAATAAAAAATCGCGTAACTAATGACGTGGATAACGTGGAGGTTATTGATTGGCTAGGAACAAGAGATGAGAATTCAACTATTTTTGTGTCATTTGGGAATGAGTATTTCTTGTCAAAAGAAGAAATGGAGGAATTAGCTTTTGGGTTGGAGTTAAGTAATGTTAATTTCATATGGGTTGTAAGATTTCCAGAAAGGGAAAAGCGAAATGTTGAAGATGTATTGCCaaaaggttttcttgaaagaattGGAGAAAGGGGAAGAGTTTTGGACAAATGTGTGTTACAATCAAGAATTTTGAATCATTCAAGTATTGGTGGATTTATAAGTCCTTGTGGTTGGCATAATGTAATTGAATGTTTAGATTTTGGGGTTCCTATAATAGCAATGCCTATACATCTTGATCAACCTATGAATGCTAAGTTGATGGTAGAATTGGGAGTCGCGGTGGAGATTGTTAGAGATGATGATGGGAAAATTTATAGAGAAGAAATCGCGGAAACTCTTAAAGGTGTCGTAACAAGGGGGAATTTGAGGGCAAAAGTTAGAGATGTCAGCAAAAATTTGAAATCTATAGGAAATGAAGAGATAGATGGAGCTGCTAAAGAGCTAATTCAACTTTGTAAGATGTAG
- the LOC125844337 gene encoding beta-D-glucosyl crocetin beta-1,6-glucosyltransferase-like: MATLRVLMFPFLAYGHISPFLNVAKKLADRGFLIYFISTPINLKSTIKKIPEKYADSIQLIELHLPELPELPPHYHTTNGLPPNLNHILQKALKMSKPNFSKILENLKPDLVIYDVLQQWAERVANEQNIPAVKLITSGASVFSYFFNILRKPEVEFPFPAIYLRKIEQVRLSEMVAKSNKSKEPDDGDLLVDGNMQIMLMSTSTTIEAKYIDYCLELSNWKVVPVGPPVQDPITNDADDMELIDWLGTKDENSTVFVSFGSEYFLSKEDMEEVAFGLELSNVNFIWVARFPKGEDQILEDALPKGFLERIGERGRVLDKFAPQPRILNHPSTGGFISHCGWNSAMESIDFGVPIIAMPMHLDQPMVARLIVELGVAVEIVRDDDGKIHRGEIAETLKDVITGKTGENLRAKVRDISKNLKSIRDEEMDAAAQELIQLCRNSNK; this comes from the coding sequence ATGGCTACTTTAAGGGTATTGATGTTCCCATTTTTGGCTTATGGACACATATCTCCATTTCTAAACGTAGCTAAGAAACTCGCGGACAGAGGATTCTTGATTTACTTCATTTCAACTCCGATAAATCTCAAATCCACCATCAAGAAAATCCCTGAAAAGTACGCTGATTCGATTCAGCTTATCGAACTTCACTTACCAGAATTACCCGAACTTCCTCCTCATTACCATACTACCAATGGTCTCCCTCCCAATCTCAATCACATCCTTCAAAAAGCCCTGAAAATGTCCAAACCaaacttttcaaaaatcttGGAAAATCTGAAACCTGATTTGGTGATTTATGACGTATTGCAGCAATGGGCTGAACGTGTCGCAAATGAACAGAACATTCCAGCAGTTAAGCTTATAACTTCGGGTGCATCTgtgttttcatattttttcaacaTACTGAGGAAACCAGAGGTTGAATTCCCTTTCCCTGCTATTTATCTCAGGAAAATTGAGCAAGTAAGATTGAGTGAAATGGTCGCGAAATCTAATAAATCGAAAGAACCTGATGATGGGGATCTTCTAGTTGATGGAAATATGCAAATCATGTTGATGAGTACTTCTACAACTATAGAAGCCAAATATATTGATTATTGCCTTGAATTGAGCAATTGGAAAGTTGTTCCAGTTGGTCCACCAGTCCAAGATCCAATCACTAATGACGCGGACGATATGGAGCTCATCGATTGGCTAGGAACAAAAGATGAGAATTCAACTGTTTTTGTCTCCTTTGGGAGTGAGTATTTCTTGTCAAAAGAAGATATGGAAGAAGTAGCTTTCGGGTTGGAGTTAAGTAATGTTAATTTCATATGGGTTGCAAGATTTCCGAAAGGGGAAGACCAAATTCTTGAAGATGCATTACCaaaaggttttcttgaaagaattGGAGAAAGGGGAAGAGTTTTGGACAAATTTGCACCACAACCAAGAATTCTAAATCATCCGAGTACGGGAGGATTTATAAGTCATTGTGGTTGGAATTCAGCAATGGAAAGTATAGATTTTGGGGTTCCTATAATCGCCATGCCTATGCATCTTGATCAACCAATGGTTGCTAGGTTGATCGTAGAATTGGGAGTTGCGGTGGAGATTGTTAGAGATGATGATGGCAAAATTCACAGAGGAGAAATCGCGGAAACTCTTAAAGATGTCATAACAGGGAAAACAGGGGAAAATTTGAGGGCTAAAGTGAGAGATATAAGCAAGAATTTAAAATCTATAAGAGATGAAGAGATGGATGCTGCTGCTCAAGAGCTAATTCAACTTTGTAGGAATAGTAATAAGTGA
- the LOC125846033 gene encoding PR5-like receptor kinase translates to MPNGSLDKYISTSQEGSPLLSWQRKYNIILGVARGIGYLHQGCDVRILHFDIKPHNILLDENFIPKISDFGLAKLYPTDKSIVTLTAARGTIGYVALELISRSIGAISYKADVYSFGMLLMEMLDLKRNEVANEENSSQYFPYYIYDKFNKGKEIVVDEGANDEEKKIARKLCLIALWCIQTNPIQRPSMSKVVEMLEGEVEVLEVPPQPLQSQPIVHQIMGSSTTFSSDSIALLDNPVEADIYAN, encoded by the coding sequence ATGCCCAATGGATCACTTGATAAGTACATCAGTACCAGTCAAGAAGGAAGTCCTCTGTTAAGTTGGCAGAGGAAGTATAACATTATTCTAGGAGTGGCTCGAGGAATCGGGTATTTGCATCAAGGCTGTGATGTACGAATTTTGCATTTTGAcatcaaaccacacaacattCTTTTGGATGAGAATTTCATTCCAAAGATTTCTGACTTTGGGCTTGCAAAATTATATCCAACAGATAAGAGCATTGTGACTCTCACAGCTGCTCGTGGAACGATTGGATATGTTGCTCTAGAGTTGATCAGCAGAAGCATTGGAGCAATCTCATACAAAGCTGATGTTTACAGCTTCGGAATGCTGCTAATGGAAATGTTGGACTTGAAGAGAAATGAAGTTGCAAATGAAGAGAATTCCAGCCAAtactttccttattatatttatgataaGTTCAACAAGGGGAAAGAGATTGTGGTGGATGAAGGAGCGAACgatgaagaaaagaagattgCTAGGAAGCTGTGTTTGATTGCATTATGGTGTATACAAACAAATCCGATACAACGCCCTTCAATGAGTAAAGTAGTTGAAATGCTTGAAGGCGAAGTTGAAGTGCTAGAAGTACCTCCTCAGCCTCTTCAATCTCAACCAATTGTTCATCAGATCATGGGAAGTTCTACCACATTTTCATCTGATTCAATAGCTTTGTTAGATAATCCCGTTGAGGCAGACATTTATGCTAATTGA
- the LOC125846034 gene encoding beta-D-glucosyl crocetin beta-1,6-glucosyltransferase-like, translating into MAKQVTEPLSTLRVLMFPFLAYGHISPFLNVAKKLADREFLIYLCSTPINLKYASKKIPEKYADSIQLVELQLPELPELPSHYHTTNDLPPHLHNTLQKALKMSKPNFSKIMQNLKPDLVIYDILQQWAECVANEQNIPAVKLLTSGATVFSYFTISLNKPGDVFPFPEIYLRKSEQVKMNEMLKFAKEIEPDDGDRQADGNRQIMLMSTSRIIEAKYIDYCTEFLNLKVIPVGPPVQDSITNDADDMELIDWLGTKDENSTVFVSFGSEYFLSKEDMEEVAFGLELSNVNFIWVVRFPKGEERNLDDALPKGFLERIGERGRVLDKFAPQPRILNHPSTGGFISHGGWNSVMESIDFGVPIIAMPMHLEQPMNARLIAELGVAVEIVRDDDGKIHRGKIAEILKGVITGETREKLRTKVRDISKNLKSVRGEEMDAAVQELIQLCRNSNKCK; encoded by the coding sequence ATGGCTAAACAAGTTACAGAGCCTCTTAGTACTTTGAGGGTACTGATGTTCCCATTTTTGGCTTATGGACACATATCTCCATTTCTAAACGTAGCCAAGAAACTTGCGGATAGGGAATTCTTGATTTACCTCTGTTCTACGCCCATCAATCTCAAATATGCCAGCAAGAAAATCCCTGAAAAGTATGCTGATTCGATTCAGCTTGTCGAACTTCAGTTACCAGAATTACCCGAACTTCCTTCTCATTACCATACGACCAATGATCTCCCACCCCATCTCCATAACACCCTTCAAAAAGCCCTGAAAATGTCCAAACCAAACTTCTCAAAAATCATGCAAAATTTGAAACCTGATTTGGTAATTTATGACATATTGCAGCAATGGGCTGAATGTGTCGCGAATGAACAGAACATTCCAGCAGTTAAGCTCCTAACTTCGGGTGCAACTGTGTTTTCGTATTTTACCATATCACTGAATAAACCAGGGGATGTATTCCCATTCCCTGAAATTTATCTCaggaaaagtgaacaagtaaaaatgaatgaaatgcTAAAATTTGCTAAAGAGATAGAACCTGATGATGGGGATCGTCAAGCTGATGGAAATAGGCAAATCATGTTGATGAGTACCTCTAGAATTATAGAGGCCAAATACATAGATTATTGCACTGAATTCCTCAATTTGAAGGTTATTCCAGTTGGTCCACCAGTCCAAGATTCGATCACTAATGACGCGGACGACATGGAGCTCATAGATTGGCTAGGAACAAAAGATGAGAATTCAACTGTTTTTGTCTCCTTTGGGAGTGAGTATTTCTTGTCAAAAGAAGATATGGAAGAAGTAGCTTTCGGGTTGGAGTTAAGTAATGTTAATTTCATATGGGTTGTAAGATTTCCGAAAGGGGAAGAGCGAAATCTTGACGATGCGTTGCCaaaaggttttcttgaaagaattGGAGAAAGAGGAAGAGTTTTGGACAAATTTGCACCACAACCAAGAATTCTAAATCATCCGAGTACTGGAGGATTTATAAGTCATGGTGGTTGGAATTCAGTAATGGAAAGTATAGATTTTGGGGTTCCTATAATTGCCATGCCTATGCATCTTGAACAACCAATGAATGCGAGGTTGATTGCAGAATTAGGAGTCGCAGTGGAGATTGTAAGAGATGATGATGGCAAAATTCACAGAGGAAAAATCGCGGAAATTCTTAAAGGTGTCATAACAGGGGAAACAAGGGAAAAATTGAGGACTAAAGTGAGAGATATCAGCAAGAATTTGAAATCTGTAAGAGGTGAAGAGATGGATGCTGCTGTTCAGGAGCTAATTCAACTTTGTAGGAATAGTAATAAGTGCAAATAA
- the LOC125844356 gene encoding beta-D-glucosyl crocetin beta-1,6-glucosyltransferase-like gives MATLKVLMFPWLAYGHISPFLNVAKKLADRGFLIYLCSTPINLKSTINKIPEKYADSIQLIELHLPELPELPPHYHTTNGLPPHLNHTLHNALEMSKPNFSKILQNLKPDLVIYDMLQQWAEHVANEQNIPAVKLITFGAAVFSYLFYLVKKPEAVFPFPAINLSKIEQEKMYAKDIEDRLVDGNIQIMLISTSRTIKAKYIDHCTELINWKVVPVGPPVQDPITNNADDKELMEWLGTKDENSTVFVSFGSEYFLSKEDMEEVAFGLELSNVNFIWVARFPKGEDQNLEDALPKGFLERIGERGKVLDKFAPQPRILNHPSTGGFISHCGWNSVMETVDFGVPIIAMPMQYDQPSNARLIVELGVAVEIVRDDNGKIHRGEIAKTLKDVITGKTGENLRGKVRDISKNLKSIRGEEMDTAAEVLIQLCKNSNECK, from the coding sequence ATGGCTACTTTGAAGGTACTCATGTTTCCATGGTTAGCTTATGGACACATTTCTCCATTTCTAAACGTAGCCAAGAAACTCGCGGACAGGGGATTCTTGATTTACCTCTGTTCTACACCGATAAATCTCAAATCCACCATCAACAAAATCCCTGAAAAGTATGCTGATTCGATTCAGCTTATCGAACTTCACTTACCAGAATTACCCGAACTTCCTCCTCATTACCATACGACTAATGGTCTCCCGCCCCATCTTAATCACACCCTTCATAACGCCTTGGAAATGTCCAAACCAAACTTCTCGAAAATCTTGCAAAATCTGAAACCTGATTTGGTGATTTATGACATGTTGCAGCAATGGGCTGAACACGTCGCGAATGAACAGAACATTCCAGCTGTCAAGCTCATAACTTTTGGTGCAGCTGTGTTTTCGTATCTTTTTTACTTAGTAAAGAAACCAGAGGCTGTATTCCCATTCCCTGCTATTAATCTCAGCAAAATTGAACAAGAAAAAATGTATGCTAAAGATATCGAGGATCGTTTAGTGGATGGAAATATTCAAATCATGCTGATAAGTACCTCTAGAACTATAAAGGCAAAATACATAGATCATTGCACTGAATTGATCAATTGGAAGGTTGTTCCAGTTGGTCCACCAGTCCAAGATCCAATCACTAACAACGCGGACGACAAGGAGCTCATGGAATGGCTAGGAACAAAAGATGAGAATTCAACTGTTTTTGTCTCCTTTGGGAGTGAGTATTTCTTGTCAAAAGAAGATATGGAAGAAGTAGCGTTCGGGTTGGAGTTAAGTAATGTTAATTTCATATGGGTTGCAAGATTTCCGAAAGGGGAAGaccaaaatcttgaagatgcattgccaaaaggttttcttgaaagaattGGAGAAAGGGGAAAAGTTTTGGACAAATTTGCACCACAGCCAAGAATTCTAAATCATCCGAGTACCGGAGGATTTATTAGTCATTGTGGTTGGAATTCAGTAATGGAAACTGTAGATTTTGGGGTTCCTATAATAGCTATGCCTATGCAGTATGATCAACCATCAAATGCTAGGTTGATAGTAGAATTGGGAGTCGCCGTAGAGATTGTTAGAGATGATAATGGGAAAATTCACAGAGGAGAAATCGCGAAAACTCTTAAAGATGTCATAACAGGGAAAACAGGGGAAAATTTGAGGGGCAAAGTTAGAGATATCAGCAAGAATTTGAAATCTATAAGAGGTGAAGAGATGGATACTGCTGCTGAAGTGCTGATTCAACTTTGTAAGAATAGTAATGAGTGCAAATAG